One Hordeum vulgare subsp. vulgare chromosome 4H, MorexV3_pseudomolecules_assembly, whole genome shotgun sequence DNA window includes the following coding sequences:
- the LOC123448555 gene encoding uncharacterized protein LOC123448555 isoform X1, with protein MAAEGSSGGGRKTTLPHNPRERGAAKFLTGLPSRGNFSSSSLSSNLGGLRVYVCEHDTNPPEGQVIETDTTNILIRHLQLKKKESEAKDAGSRTQGESGKAKRCAARSLGVQKSSKKPKLGSSSGLPSSEEAISGFSQHTLQSFTVERLRALLRQRGLTTKGKKDELITRLREAQS; from the exons ATGGCAGCCGAGGGTTCCAGCGGCGGCGGCCGGAAAACAACGTTGCCTCATAACCCAAGAGAGCGCGGAGCGGCGAAATTCCTCACCGGCTTGCCATCGCGAGGAAACTTCTCCTCAAGTTCCCTATCTTCCAATCTG GGAGGCCTCAGGGTTTATGTCTGCGAGCACGACACAAATCCTCCAG AGGGACAAGTGATCGAGACGGATACGACAAATATCTTAATCAGACATCTGCAACTAAAGAAGAAAGAGAGTGAGGCCAAAGACGCAGGTTCTAGGACTCAAGGGGAAAGTGGCAAGGCTAAAAG ATGTGCTGCCAGAAGTTTGGGTGTGCAAAAGTCGTCAAAAAAGCCCAAGTTGGGCAGTTCTTCCGGACTGCCTTCCTCTG AGGAAGCAATATCTGGCTTTTCACAGCACACACTGCAGTCCTTCACCGTAGAGAGGTTGCGTGCACTTCTCCGACAAAGAGGCCTCACAACCaaggggaaaaag GACGAACTGATCACTCGCTTGAGAGAGGCGCAGAGTTGA
- the LOC123448555 gene encoding uncharacterized protein LOC123448555 isoform X2 — MAAEGSSGGGRKTTLPHNPRERGAAKFLTGLPSRGNFSSSSLSSNLGGLRVYVCEHDTNPPEGQVIETDTTNILIRHLQLKKKESEAKDAGSRTQGESGKAKRCAARSLGVQKSSKKPKLGSSSGLPSSGRTDHSLERGAELISISSFCLVCD, encoded by the exons ATGGCAGCCGAGGGTTCCAGCGGCGGCGGCCGGAAAACAACGTTGCCTCATAACCCAAGAGAGCGCGGAGCGGCGAAATTCCTCACCGGCTTGCCATCGCGAGGAAACTTCTCCTCAAGTTCCCTATCTTCCAATCTG GGAGGCCTCAGGGTTTATGTCTGCGAGCACGACACAAATCCTCCAG AGGGACAAGTGATCGAGACGGATACGACAAATATCTTAATCAGACATCTGCAACTAAAGAAGAAAGAGAGTGAGGCCAAAGACGCAGGTTCTAGGACTCAAGGGGAAAGTGGCAAGGCTAAAAG ATGTGCTGCCAGAAGTTTGGGTGTGCAAAAGTCGTCAAAAAAGCCCAAGTTGGGCAGTTCTTCCGGACTGCCTTCCTCTG GACGAACTGATCACTCGCTTGAGAGAGGCGCAGAGTTGATATCAATCTCAAGTTTCTGCCTTGTTTGTGATTGA